Proteins encoded within one genomic window of Columba livia isolate bColLiv1 breed racing homer chromosome 1, bColLiv1.pat.W.v2, whole genome shotgun sequence:
- the PHF5A gene encoding PHD finger-like domain-containing protein 5A isoform X2, with the protein MWHCGRSLHCCFCVGDGKCVICDSYVRPCTLVRICDECNYGSYQGRCVICGGPGVSDAYYCKECTIQEKDRDGCPKIVNLGSSKTDLFYERKKYGFKKR; encoded by the exons ATGTGGCACTGTGGGAGAAGCTTgcactgctgcttctgtgtAG GTGATGGCAAATGCGTGATCTGTGACTCCTACGTTCGGCCCTGCACTCTTGTGCGCATTTGTGATGAGTGTAACTACGGTTCGTACCAAGGGCGCTGTGTGATCTGCGGGGGTCCAGGAGTGTCTGACGCCTACTACTGCAAGGAGTGTACCATCCAGGAAAAAGAT agGGATGGTTGCCCTAAGATCGTCAACCTGGGCAGTTCCAAGACAGACCTCTTctatgaaaggaaaaagtacGGCTTCAAGAAGAGGTGA